ACAGGCACATGAACATTCACACAGGAGAGAACTCCTACAAATGCCTTCAGTGTGGAAAGGCTTTCAATCGTGAAGAACACTTTGAAAACCACAAAAGAATTCACACCGGAGAAAAGCCGtttacctgccaacagtgtggaagaAGTTTTGGATTAAAACAGAACCTTGAGAGGCACATGATcattcactctggagaaaacCCCTACAAATGccttcagtgtggaaagagtttcaattGTAAAGGTCAGTTTGAAAACCATAAAAGAACTCACACTGGAGATACGCCATTcgcctgccaacagtgtggaaaaggTTTCAGACAAAAAAAGAACCTTTACAAGCACATGAgcattcacactggagagaacaCCTACACATGCCTTCAGTGCGGAAAGAGTTTCAATCATAAAGGACACTTTCAAGACCACATAAGTATTCACTCTGAAGAGAACCTCTATCCATGCCTTCAGTGTGGAAACAGTTTCAAACGTAAAGCACACTTTAAagaccacatgagaattcacactggagagaagccttacacctgccaacaatgtggaaaaagtttcataCAGAAAGGAAACCTTGACAGGCACATGAtcattcacactggagagaatcCTGAAAGCATTTCAGATATAAAAAAACCTTTAAGTGCCACATGAGGATTTATGTAGTagagaactgttttctatgtctTCATTGTGGAATTTCACAGACATGTATCACATTAGGAATCATGTAAGAACTCACCAGAGACAGAAGCCTTTCATGGGCCATCACTGTGGAAAGAAACAAAGCAAACCTTGAGGTTCAAATTAAGTGTCCCCGATATGCACTGCCTTACTGAGCGTTTTCCTTGTTTCTTTGATTGCCAACCATGTGTATGATTCTGCCTGTTCTTCTTTGATTGTCTGGACTATCCCTTTCTATTTTGGTAGCCTGATTGGACTGATATCTGTGTTTGGACCTATTGCCTGCCTGCCACTCTGCTTTTGGATTATCCATTGTGTATGTTCACGGATTGGACTGATATCCTGGTATTGACCCATTGCCTGTCtaacattatttgtttatttctgcTGCTACTCATTAAACTCTCTGCAAATGGATTCTACTGTAACCACCATATGTAAGGAAtggtattataaaaaaattaataaaatgggGAAAATTATTAAAAGTTGATCAATCAATTTTGGGAAAATGAAGGCCCTTGAAAGGTGTTAAAAAGTCTTAATCCCGATTTTATGAGGTATTAAATTTTGTTCAAGATTTGTCCAAAGACTTTGACTTCAAAAAGAAGGCaagaatatatttattttcctcCACTTAACTATTAAAACAACACCGTGCTCGGTCCGCGATGATGGCagtccagccagaagagcattgcagcaatcaagcctagaaatgacCAGGTCCTGGATGAGAAGTTGTGTTGCATGTTGTGTTAGAAAAGTCCTGATCTTCCTGATGTTGTGTAGTGCAAATCTGCATGACCAAGCTGTCTCAGTAATGTGGTCTTTAAAGGTCAGTTGGTCATCAAAGATTACTCCAAAATTTTTAGCCAAATTTCATGGGTTAATTGATGATGTACCTAGCTGAATGGTGAAATTGTGCTGTAGAGTTGAATTGGCAGGGAAGGCGAGAAGGTCAGTGTTTGCCAGGTTGAGCTGCAGGTGGTGTTCTTTTATCCATGCCGAGATGTCTGCCAGACAGCTTGAGATTCGTGCAGTTACTGTGGGATCATCTGGATGGAATGAAAGGTAgagctgtgtgtcatcagcatagcaatggTAGGAGAAACCATCGTATGTATGTGGGTATAAGCTTCCGAGCTTATCTGAGTTCTGTTGTATGGTTGTGCTCTATAGACTTATTTGCAAACTACAACTGTTTATTAAGTTACAGGTTTCTTGCTGATTAGTGGTATTGGGTCTTAACTGTAAATTCCTCTACAATCATCTGCTCATACTGTAAACTCTTGATCAGTGAAAGTATGAGCACAATTATTATAATCTAATCCAGTTTACTTTACATAAACCTCCTCCTGAACAGGATTCACAGATCTGATGCTCTGACAACTCTGAAAGATAAAGATAGAAACTAGGATTGAGTCAAATCATCATCAGTTAAATCCAGATAACTCAGAAATATATTAGGTATGAAAGAAGGAAAACTAAGCTGAACTCTGAAATCAGTCCAGATGAATCACATCATTACTGTAAATGTCAGAACTGCAAACTTCCCGAGGATTGGTGAGCGTCAGCACGGGATGTTTCCAGCGCTGTTCGCCGCTCCCATAGCTCGGCCTGCTTCTCCAGAAGGGTCCGAATCTGTCGTTCCACGGCCTCCAGCTCCAACTGCACCGCATGCAGCTCGAACgtgtcctcacctgcactcaaagGTAGAGACACATCTGATACACTTGCCATTAGGATagatgaacaataatattgtgagtgAGAAGAGTACAAATGCTAGTGTAACTACGCCGCTATTGCTAGCGGGCTAAAGCTAGTAGTGAATGTTCGGGAAGTCGGATAACACTAGCGATATCAAGGCAATctgagtgttttttatataaaataatgttgggGATGTGTTCCCCTGCCGTAAAAGAGAGAATGATAGGTTATaaatttgcttgtttttttctcttaaaatcAATTAGAGCTCCGTCAAGTTGATTCCTAACTCAAACAGCGTGGCAGCAataaacaggaagtgatgtaTTTTCAATACGTTTCATGtgaaaacactgaagaaatgacactttgctacgatgtaaagtagtgagtgtacagcttctataacagtgtaaatttgctgtcccctcaaaataactcaacacagccattaatgtctaaaccactggccacaaaagtgagtacacccctaagtgaaaatgtccaaattgggctcaattagccattttctctccctggtgtcatgtgacacGTGAGTGTttcaaggtctcaggtgtgaaatttggtgttatcgctctcactctctcatactggtcactggaagttcaacatggcacctcatggcaaagaactctctgaagatctgaaaaaaagaattgttgctctacgtAAAGATGGCGTAGACtgtaagaagattgccaagaccctgaaactgagctgcagcacggtggccaagaccatacagcggtttaacaggacaggttccactcagaacaggcctcgccatggtcgaccaaagaaatTGAGTGCACATgttcagcgtcatatccagatgttgtgtttggaaaatagacatatgagtgctgccagcattgctgcagaggtcgaaggggtggggggtcagcctgtcagtgctcagaccatatgccgcacactgcatcaaattggtctgcatggctgttgtCCCaaaaggaagcctcttctaaagatgatgcacaagaaagcccgcaaacagtttgctgaagacaagcagactaaggacatggattactggaacgttgtcctgtggtctgatgagaccaagataaacatttgatatttggttcagatggtgtcaagcatggtggtgggagtgtcatggtctggggctgcatgagtgctgccggcactggggagctacagttcattgagggaaccataaatgccaacatgtactatgacatactgaagcagagcatgatccaaCATATtggattccaacatgataacaaccccaaacacacctccaagacaaccactgccttgctaaagaagctgagggtaaaggtgatggactagccaagcatgtctccagacctaaaccctattgatcatctgtggggcatcctcaaacgaaaggtggaggagcgcaaggtctctaacatccaccagctccgtactttacattgtagcaaggTGTAATTTCTTAAGTGTTGTCACaagaaaagataaaaatatttacaaaaatgtgaggggtgtactcatttctgtgagatactgtatgttggttatttttatatcattgttttgtatctcttttttttcttttctttgtcctGCTTTGCTCGCTTGCAGTTGGTTTTGATGCTTAATGTATAAACATTTGGATGTCTGTTGCTTTGTGCCATTAAACTGGTgttaacttttttctttctttttttttgccttaGACCTGATGGCACtaaaagaggagagtgaagaactGAATGAACTGGAAGGGAAAGATCAATATAACAATCTTCATGATTTCATTACTGGAGAAAAATCTTTTTGTCGCTCACAGACTGAAAACACTTCCTCACGAAAAATAGCTCAAAAGGCTGTACTAGAACTCATTTCatctgccaacagtgtggaaagaattTCAGTAcaaaaggaaaccttaaagtccacatgaacATTCACACTAGAGAGAAGCATTacacctgctctcagtgtggaaagagttttaatcagaaaggatattttaaagTCCACGTGAGACTTCACTCTGGAGAGAAACTCTACacatgccctcagtgtggaacgAGTTTCAATAGAAAAGAAAACCTTAAAGTACACATGATAATTCACagtggagagaagccttacacatgccctcagtgtggaacgAGTTTTAATCAGAAAGGACATTTTAAAGACCACTTGAGAATTCACTCTGGAGAGAAACCCTACacatgccctcagtgtggaacgAGTTTTAATCAGAAAGGACATTTTAAAGACCACTTGAGAATTCACTCTGGAGAGAAACCCTACacatgccctcagtgtggaacgAGTTTTAATCATAAAGGACACTTTGaaatccacatgagaattcactctggagagaagccgtttacttgccaacagtgtggaaaaagtttcagcCAAAAAGCACACCTTAACAAGCATATGAacattcacactggagagaactCCTACACATGccttcagtgtgaaaagacttTCAATCATGAAGAACACTTTCAAGACCACATAAgaattcacaccggagagaCGCCGTTTACctgtcaacagtgtggaaaagTCTTTTGAAAGTCTGATAACAAACCGGTGACCATCAAATTTGTTTGGAAGCGCCGGCCTGAGAGGCTGTTGGAATTTCCATagatatgtatttatttataggctgctgtcactttaagatcgaATGCACAGATCCAGTTTACGTtcccttaagacataaccgactgtgtttaagAGAATAGTTGCCGAGAcgggtattttgacataattttgtgggTATGTGTCCATCCAAGAGGAGGCGTGAAAGAGGAATCAATATGGAGTTTGCTCAGAAGTTTATCACATCACATGATTGCCTCAACCTAATTTGACACTATAATCTTAGTAGTCTTAGTAGTTAATAGTCTGCTGTAAATCTTTTGTAGCTcagaaaagaataataatacagCTTCACAATAAGATTCTATTAATTACATTTGGTTATTATTTTAGGTATCATAaattaacagcatttatattAGGGGTGTGTAGCGGAGCCTGTGTCTGTAACAATCTCCAAATGATTTGTGTCTGCATTCGGAGCCGATAGCCTCGTATATGAAGAGCTTCAGTTGTGCTTCAGAGTCTTGGCTCGGGGACATTTCTCGaacctgaaaaataaatattgatacataacatttaaacaaaaatgtttaataaaagaaaataaagtttattattattttttccaagAGGAACTTTGTGTTCCTACTTTGTGTCATATACAAGGCTATCGGCTCAGTACAGTTATGTCAGGACAATCATCTATGAACTCAAATAAGAGTTGGACTCTGTAAATGGAAACAATGGAATTTGttactatataaaaatataaacagaatgggttagtaaatgttgacaatAACCAAGATTATATGCTGCTAGTGATCATTATAATTCATGTTAAGTGTAACAAGAATGTGATATATTATATCTCAAATATATTAAGCATTCCTCCTGGAACGCGATCGCGAATGGACCTTGTTTTCAGCAGTGAAGGAAAAGACGGAACAGTGGGTATGGCAACTCTGCAGGTACACTTGTTGAAACGAAATGCAAAGCAAACTGGGACAAACATTAATCATCATAGTCACTGCTTCTAACCTGATCTTCCTGCCCAGCACTTGAATGCATGAGAAGGCCCTGGGTCTGGACAAGAGGATATGTttcaaaatactaataaaataagtctgtatgtcatattttttttttcagctgataaAAACTtttacagccaatcagaatccatcctgctttcagagctcaagcatttaaagcaacaGACAAATCTGTAgtgcttagaataaacaaaGATATTGTCCGCTGGTCTGGAAACTAATATAGTTAGTTATAGTTACCATTCTTGGTGTAAAACATGCCTCTGTAAATTAAGAGGATTACACATTACATTAGTAACATACAAATCCCTTTTCACACATATCACATGAGCTGTTACAACTGACaccatttaatatataaaataaaatgtaatacatttaaacaacaacatTGAAGTTTGATTTCTAAAGCTCACCTTCTGCCTTAAATTGTCGCCTCTTCAGACCTTCTTCAGTCAGGGTATCAGTGGTTATTCCTGATGTGTTTGTTTCTAACACAGAAAGGTTATAGTGTATAGGTCAAGGATTAGCTGGTACAAGAACAATgaaatttactattattattcacTGAGTGAACATCACACACTCCAGCAACTCTAGCAACATGGAAATTAGCTAAAACCACAACAGGATTACTGAATCAGTGAGGTGAACCAAATCAGTTCTTTTACAAAGGGCCTACCATCGCTcaactatatttatattttgagatattttgaaCTGAAGGCTACTagagtgtaaatagcatctattatTTTGCACTAAGGTTAAGTACCTGCCGCTATTTGGACCAGTTGTAAATATTGGATAATGGCTGTAAATACAAATCTGTAAATTACCTAATGAAGTTTTATGTGTTACTGAGAATTTGAGTGCGGGCCGAGGTCCCAGACCAGATGGAAATCCTATTGACTTTTATAAGAAGTTCAAGAAAAAAATGGGCTTCgcctattttaatatgtttaaagaGTAATATCAGCTCATCATCATGCACCTTATTAAACCCAAtactgtttgataatgtagtcaagcaaaacgctaatcatattaattaccattatgtgtctgatgttgtaaaagcgataccattgtgtagcgtttacctcagtaagttgaccgagtggatctcgtctgagcttgtgcgagtgagtggaggtgagaggctaattatcatattcatagatctgtgtataatagatgaggcaagggtgtagagttacattcaagctatgttaatgcattaataaaaaaatttcacaggaaaaaaaacatttaaatatgtatttttggtGGTCAAGAcaagttttaagggataaaagtattgactacagggggactttaagacaATATAATTCAACTGATCAGCCTGTAAAAGAATTGTAgtgtatgaaaataaaataaaatgtagctGATTTAGAGAAATATCctcttttttcacatttcacttttttttcacattccAACATTTCACAATTTTGTATTATCACAAAGCATAAACAAAGTGAATAAagtcaaactgtgcaaattaatTGCTGGCATAAAGTGATATTGTTTCTGAAGCCAgcttgtaaaataaatgtactgatTAAATTGTGTATGTGGTGGAATAAaacaagatatatatatatatatatatttttttttttaatatttagatgcattttttttccaaaacactgttccagaaatcatgtttactgtagttaaaccatggtaaccacaaattagCCATGGTTTTTCTACAAAAAACAAAGTTTATCCATAGTATTTGTGTGGTAACACAAATGCTAATCAAGACGCAAGACGTAATGGTGGTGGGGTCCACCACCATTACAagggatctcatgtgagtgacaggttgccccgccctcatgccagtaaacacatcatcagagaggagatgtcgctgcaagagggagaggaagttattttgattcaagattacgatCACATGTATTTAacaaaatgatgtgcatggataaatcatttataataaatactgcgatattcaataataataaaaaaaaagatttggtaaatttgatttcatggagACTTACAGTAATTCTGGACACAGTTTTCAGTCCTGCAGTAACAGTGTAGTATTTAGGATACAGAATTATTGAACTTCGAAGGATGTTGTCTTGCCTCTCTTTAACTTATAGTGTTTGTGAGACTGATTAAACACAATGTGTGTGGGAACACCCATGAAAACTAGAAACTTAGCAGCAATGAGACTCTCCTTGACCAGGAATGAGGAAACTGCTTTACAGACACACCTGTTTTACACACGTCACTCAAACACAAAACCAGGAAACAGGAAACACATGAgttcagagaaagagaaactgaAGTGTAGTTGAGCTGTTGTGTGTTTCTGTCTCTGTATTCATGCAGTAAAATGGCAGAAGCCAGAATTTCTCAGGATGAGTTcatgtgttcagtgtgtctggatctcctgaaggatccagtggccattccctgtggacacagttactgtaagaTCTGTATTACAGGCTTCTGGGATCAGGAGGATCAGATGAGAGTCTACAGCTGtcctcagtgcagacagaccttcagTCCAAGACCTGCTTTAGCTAAAAACACCATTCTGGCTGAAATggtggagaaactgaagaagattaaacttcctgctgactgttacgctggagctggagatgtgcagtgtgacgtctgtactggaagaaaacacaaagccgTCAAATCCTGTCTGGTGTGTCTGAACTCTTACTGTCAGAATCAccttgaacaacatgagagtttgTTTAAAGGAAAGAGACACAATCTGACTGAAGCCACTGGACGACTGCAGGAGATGATCTGCCCGAAACACGACAAGATCCTTGAGGTTTTCTGCCGCACTGATCAGAAGTGTATATGTCTGCTGTGTATGGATGAACATAAAAACCACGACACTGTATCAGCTGCAGCacagaggacagagaaacaggtatGAACTTAAAGAGGTCACATTATGATCATTTACAGGTTCATCATTTTGTTCATGGGGTCTACTGGAATACATTGACATCATTTAATGTCTGTTTTCACCCTCTCTGTGTGAACactgttttagtttcagtttcttTAAAACCTGCCTTTCAAAAATCAcagtctgctctgattggttagcCAGcctcagtctgttgtgattggtctactgcttagCTTGTGTGTCGGAAATGTAACACGCTTTACCATAACTGGCgatggggaggtggagggatgctg
The Ctenopharyngodon idella isolate HZGC_01 chromosome 4, HZGC01, whole genome shotgun sequence genome window above contains:
- the LOC127511169 gene encoding E3 ubiquitin/ISG15 ligase TRIM25-like isoform X3, with product MAEARISQDEFMCSVCLDLLKDPVAIPCGHSYCKICITGFWDQEDQMRVYSCPQCRQTFSPRPALAKNTILAEMVEKLKKIKLPADCYAGAGDVQCDVCTGRKHKAVKSCLVCLNSYCQNHLEQHESLFKGKRHNLTEATGRLQEMICPKHDKILEVFCRTDQKCICLLCMDEHKNHDTVSAAAQRTEKQHQLKETQRSFQQRIQQREKDLQQLREAVESHKRSAQTAVEDSERIFTELIRSIERSRSEATRRIRDQEKTAVSRAEGRLEQLEQEINDLRRRDAELEQLSHTQDHIHFLQSFQSLSAPPESTDVNDDPFSSLSSFDVVRESVRQLRDKLEDFCKEELKKISDRVTFSNIVPRTRNDFLQ